The Chloroflexota bacterium DNA segment GTCGCCGGTGACGTTCGGATCGTCCTTGGACCAGACTTCGCGGAAGTAGCGGAGCTGTTCATCCGTCACCTTGCCGCGCGCGGCGAAGTCGGCGTCGAGGGCTTCGAACTCCTCCGGGATCCAACCGACGCCTGCGCCAAGGATGACGCGGCCGTTGGAGAGTTCGTCTATCGTGGCGAGGAGCTTGGCCGTGACCATAGGATGGCGATAGGGAAGGATGAGGACGCTGGTACCGATCTTGATGCGCTTGGTGCGAGCGGCGATAGCGGCCATGAGGGCGAGGGGATCGAGGATGGGCGTGTCTGCCTGAAGGTAGTGCGGCATGCCACGGGAATAGGGATAGGCGAGCTTCGGCTTTCTGGGCAGAGTCAGGTGGTCGCCGAACCAGAGGCTATCGAAGCCGAGGCGTTCGGCGGCATCGGCAATGGCGAACATCGCATCGCGGGTAGCCAGTGGGCCGATGTTGGGAAGGGCGATGCCGATTTCCAATGACCACCTCCTGAGAAAATCGCACAGGCAAGTCTACCGGGGGCGCGAAGAGGAGACAAGAGAAGGCGCTGCTTGGGTCAAAAAGAAATTTCCATAGGGAGGCGCATCGCGTCGCACTCTGGAGACCTCGGCAGGGCTCGGGCGGCCCCTTGGAAGATGCGACGCGCAGACCAAAGGCAGGCGAGGGCGTCGAGGATATCGTCAGGGAGGAGGCCAGGGTAATGAAGGGGCGCTTTCGCTGCAAAAGGGCCAAGATATCGGGCGAGAAGGGCGCGCCTCCGGCGCTCTCCGGAAGGGGTCCGCTTCGAGGAGACAAGGGGCACCCCGGCGTTCATCGCCACGAAGGCA contains these protein-coding regions:
- a CDS encoding LLM class F420-dependent oxidoreductase, producing MEIGIALPNIGPLATRDAMFAIADAAERLGFDSLWFGDHLTLPRKPKLAYPYSRGMPHYLQADTPILDPLALMAAIAARTKRIKIGTSVLILPYRHPMVTAKLLATIDELSNGRVILGAGVGWIPEEFEALDADFAARGKVTDEQLRYFREVWSKDDPNVTGDYYRLSGMGVQPKPVQRRIPLWIGGNTRLAMRRAAILGDGIHFIDRTPAELEQDIALFKAICKETGRPVSEMAISLRSQVQITDKPLSQAERARPIAGDLTQVTADYTTFKRLGVGHLCLSPRALGPGVEGYIQTMDLIAGSLVPALRKA